One genomic region from Magallana gigas chromosome 3, xbMagGiga1.1, whole genome shotgun sequence encodes:
- the LOC105317779 gene encoding uncharacterized PE-PGRS family protein PE_PGRS46 encodes MIQAFIVVGLALCALTVNGGGFGGYPLGGLGGGLGGIGGLGGFGKFGSGSRGGIGGLGGIGSGSLGGIGGIGSGSLGGIGGFGGIGSGSLGGIGGLGGIGSGSLGGIGGIGSGSLGGIGGLGGIGIGSLGGIGGLGGIGSGGLGGLGGIGGIGGIGGLGGKGGVGGSGGFSGKGFY; translated from the exons ATGATTCAAGCTTTCATCGTCGTTGGTTTGGCCCTCTGCG cCCTGACTGTTAATGGCGGTGGCTTTGGAG GTTACCCTCTGGGTGGACTCGGAGGAGGATTGGGTGGAATCGGAGGTCTAGGAGGATTTGGTAAATTCGGAAGTGGAAGTCGAGGCGGAATTGGTGGTTTAGGTGGAATCGGAAGTGGAAGTCTAGGCGGAATTGGTGGAATCGGAAGTGGAAGTCTTGGCGGAATTGGTGGTTTTGGTGGAATCGGAAGTGGAAGTCTTGGCGGAATTGGTGGTTTAGGTGGAATCGGAAGTGGAAGTCTGGGCGGAATTGGTGGAATCGGAAGCGGAAGTCTTGGCGGAATTGGTGGTCTTGGTGGAATCGGAATCGGAAGTCTGGGCGGAATTGGTGGTCTTGGAGGAATAGGAAGTGGTGGTCTAGGTGGATTGGGAGGAATTGGTGGAATCGGAGGTATAGGAGGGCTTGGCGGAAAAGGAGGAGTTGGTGGAAGTGGAGGATTTAGTGGAAAAGGATTCTATTAA